The genome window TATTTTTGATCCTTTTGGAGTAATGCTGCCTGCGGTTACCGATTGGTTTGCCACCACACCACTTCCCCGTGCTACCACTTTATAACCCGCATTTCCCAGGGCATATAAAGCATCGCTCAAGCCCATTCCCTTTACCTCAGGCACTACGCCGCTTTTATAACTTACATCCTCAAAAGCAATACCGTTACTGGTGTCAACACCATTGGCGGCTGCATTATTTGCCGCATATAGCGGCTTCACGCCCAGTTTGGTATATACCTGTTTCAGGGCTTTTACATTTCCTTTTTTTATCTGCGGCAAATTGGAATTACCCACGTAATGCACAGGGCCAGCCGGGCTCATGTTCAGGTCACTGGCATATACCCTGTCGGCAATTTGCCTGAATACCGGGCCCGCCACCTTTGCTGCCAGGTAATCGCCTTTTGTTGGGTGGTTAATAACCACAATCATTGAATACTTAGGCTTGTCAGCCGGGAAATATCCGCAAAAAGAAGCCTGGTATGTCTTTTTAACACCATAACCCGCCGAGCCGTTAGCAATTTGTGCCGTACCGGTTTTACCGGCCACCTTATACAACGGATTTTTGATCACGTTTTTCCCTGTACCTTCGCTCACCACGCCTTCAAGCAAACTTTTTACTTTTCCCAGCGTGGCATCACTGCACACTTTTTCGTTAATTACTCTTGCCTGGAACTGCTCAACCGTATTGCCCAGCCTGCGGATCTCTTTTACCAGCAACGGCGCTATCATTTTACCGTTGTTTGCTACAGCATTATAAAGAGTGAGCATTTGCAGCGGGGTAATCTTCATCTCGTAACCATAAGCCATTTCAGGCAGGGTGTAATATTTGTTCCAGCTGCGGCTTTTTGGATTTTTTACCACCGGCGCACCTTCTCCCTGGATCTGCAGGCCCAGTTTTTCGTTTAAATGATAACTGTACAGCTTGTCGGTAAATTCCTTTGGATTATCGTTATAATACCTCACTGCGAATTTTGCCGCCGCCACATTTGATGATTCCTCAAATGCTTTTTTTGCGGTCATTTCATAATTCCCTGCTTCCGCGTCAGTAATTGTTGGCCCTTTCGGAAACTTGTACCTGCCATTTTCAGCGTTTACAATGGTATTTGTATCTATTTTATGCTGATCAAACAGGGCCATGTAAGTGGCCAGTTTAAACGTTGAACCCGGATCAGCGGCATTACTTATGGCATAGTTCAGCTTCTCTTCATAATTACCATCCTTTGTACGGGTAAAATTTGCGATGGCCCTTATCTCGCCGGTAGCAACCTCCATTAAAACCACGCAACCATGATCGGCCTCCGTTTTTTCCAGCTGCGCTTTCAGCGCATCCTGTGCAACATCCTGGAAGTTAACATCAATGGTTGAAATGATGTCTGCGCCTTCTTTAGGCTCTACTTCGTCTTCGCCGTTATTAACAGGCATCCATGTGCCGCCTGCCATCCGCTGCATTAGGCGCTTTCCGCTTTCACCATTAATATAGCTGGCATAAGCACCTTCAAGACCTACCGCATTCTTAACATTTTCGTTTTTATAACCAATGGTACGTGCCGCCAGCGACCTAAAAGGCAACACGCGCCGGTTTTGTTCAAGCACTATCAGCCCACCTTTATATTTACCCATTCTGAAAATAGGGAACTTGCGAATTTGTGTCAGCTCACGGTGCGTTACTTTACGGCGGATCAATTGATAGCGCGAACCATCTTTCCGGGCGTCGCGCAGCATCCTGGAATATTCCCTGGCCGGCTTATCGCTATACAGCTGCGAAAACTTAATCGCCAGCGAATCCACATTTTCATTAAAATCCTGATCGTCCGCAATACCGGGGGCAAACATGTCCATATGCAATTCATACTCGGGCACCGATGTTGCCAGCAAACTCATATCGTTTGCAAAAATATTGCCGCGGGCGGCTTCAACTGTTTGGTAACGTGTAGAAAGCGTGGAAGCCATTTTTTTCCATTTATCGCCCTGCACAAACTGAACGCGAAAAAGCTGGATCACTACAGCTCCTGCAAAAAGCAATATCAACCCGAAAGCCAGGTAAACCCGTAACAGTATGTTTCTTCTAATGCTCATTCTTCACCTCCGCATCTGTTATTTTTTGTGGTGGCTGCAACGATTCTTTTATGCCCAGCGTGTCAACACGTTTAGCAACCTCGGTAAGTGTACTTCTATAAGCAAGATCAGCCTTTGTAGTTTTATAGTCCCAGCTAAGCTCCTTTACTTCTTTGCTTATTTTATTAATATCTCGGATACTACGTTCGGCTACGTGCATATTGGCGATATATAACATCCCCAAAAAAGCGATGAACAAAACAAATGGCAGTGCCCTTGTAGCCGATTCGGCACTCCAAAAGCCTTTTGTAAAAAATTGCGTAAGAAAGTTGTCCGGAAACTCGTCATTGCGTTTTTCCTCAACAATAAGCTTTTTCTGTTCAGCTTCTTCTTCCTCAATTTGTGTACGCAGCCTGTTTGTCATTTCTTTACCGCTATTCTTAACTTAGCGCTCCGTGCCCGGTTATTATCTTTTATTTCCTCTTCTGATGCAGTGACAGCCCCGCGGCTTACCGAATCAAAAGGCTTGTTGTCATTTCCGTAAAAATCTTTTTCTACCTCGCCGCTGAATTTTCCTTTGGCTATAAAATTTTTCACCAGCCTGTCTTCCAGCGAGTGATATGACATCACCACCAGCCGCCCGCCCGGAGCCAGCACCGATGCTGACTGGGTCAAAAATTCTTTCAATGCTTCCAGTTCCTGGTTTACCTCAATGCGCAAAGCCTGAAACACCTGCGCCAGGTACTTATTTTCTTTCCCCCGCGGAATTCGGTTCACTATCGCGTTCTTCAGATCAGCCACGGTTACAATGGGCGCATTTAGGCGTGCCGTTACAATAGTGTTCGCCAGCGATTTGGCGTTTTGTATTTCACCATAAATGCCAAAGATCCGGTGCAGCTCGGCTTCCGGGTAAGTATTTAAAACTTCTTTAGCGTTCAGCGTTGATTGCTGGTTCATCCGCATATCCAGTTCCGCATCAAAACGGATAGAAAACCCGCGTTCTGCCTGGTCAAACTGGTATGAGGAAACGCCAAGATCAGCCAGGATCCCGTCAACGGGCACGGCGTCATGCAGGCGCAAAAAATTTTTCATGTACCGGAAATTCTGATCAATAAAAACAAACCGGTCATCTGCCAACAGGTTTTGTTTTGCATCGGCGTCCTGGTCAAACGCCAGCAACTTCCCGTCTTTATTTAAATGCTTCAGGATCTCGCGGGAGTGTCCGCCGCCGCCAAAGGTTACGTCAACATAAGTTCCGGCAGGTTTAATATCCAGGCCTTCAATACACTCATTCAGCATTACCGGGGTATGGTATTCGCTCATAAGCCGCCCTCCCTTCTTTTGTCGCCCATCACCTCTTCGGCCAGCGCTGCAAAATTCTCCGGCTCGTTTTCAATCATCGTATTATATGCCGCTTTATCCCACATTTCAATTTTCGTCATTTGGCAGTTTAACACTACATCTGTTCCAATACCTGCATAATCCAGTAAACCTTGCGGTAAATTCACCCTTCCGGCAGCATCTACGCTCAATTCCGTCGCGCCCCGGGTAAAATATCTTATAAATTCTATGTTTTTCTTTTCGTATTGATTAAGTTTGTTCAGTTCATCAAGTTTCTTATCCCATTCTTGTTTAGTGTATATCACCAGATATTTCTCAAAGCCACGATTGATCACAAGCCCCTCTTTCTCAGCTTCTGGAAGCTTTTTCTTGAGGCCCGCAGGGATCATCATTCGCCCTTTGTTATCTAATTTACACTCAAACTCGCCGGTTAAATAGGACATGTTGTAACTATGGCATTAATTGTAGTGTAAAATTAGAGTTCTTTTACCACTTTACTCCACTTTCTCCCACGAAAGTTATTAACACTTGTGTAATCCGTTTGTGGATTACTATTTGCACCTGAATTCTCCTTCAGGCACTTTTAAAAAAGATAATTATTTACTTCATTTGCATTTGTATTTCAGATAGTTACAATAATTTAAATGCATATTATAAAACTTAAAAACGGCCATACGCTGAGTATTGAAAATGATACTAAAAAGCTGCGGTTAATAGTTTATATCAACGGAGTGGAAAACGTTTGCCGAAAATCCACAAAAAAAGAACTCAGCAGTTTTATCCAATCAAATGAGGATCAATTATTTAAAGGCCGCCTGCAATTAATTAAGGATGAAGTGGGAATCAGCATTTGGGTTAAGGGCAAAAATGAGGGAGAAATAAGTACAGCAGATTTACTGAATTACCTGCAAATTGCTCAATAATAAAAAATGCCTATATTTAGTCATTATGAAAATATCACACCTTATCACCGCTCTTTTTATGCTAACCGGTTCGGCTGCAATAGCGCAAACTGCACTTCCAACCGCTGAAACGGTATTGAAAGACGTCTATACGCAGGCTGCTAAAGAAAATAAAAAAGTACTGTTAATGTTTCATGCCTCCTGGTGCGGCTGGTGCAAAAAAATGGATGCCTCGTTAAATGATCCGTCTATCAGCAAAATGATCAACGCAAATTATGTAATTGCTCATTTGGACGTGATGGAGCAGCCGGCAAAAGCCAATCTTGAAAATCCCGGCGGCATGGATGCAATGAAAAAATTTGGTGGCGAAAAATCGGGATTGCCATTCTGGTTAGTTCTTGATGCAAAAGGCAACGTACTTGCCAATTCATTAATGCCAAAAGATGGTGCGACTATAGCCACTCCTGAAGACAACGTAGGTTGCCCGGCCAGCGATAAAGAGGTTGCATTTTTCGACGGCATTTTAAAGAAAACATCAAATTTAAAAGCAGAAGAAATTGCAGTTATTCACAAGCGGTTCCTTTTAAATCAGCCGCCGCCCACACCGGTAAAAGGAACGAATTAACAACTGGGACTCTACTCAAATCTTCTTAGATAACGCTTAGCAATTAGCTCACCATATAAAATATCGCTTGGTTTATCCATACTAAACCATGGTGAATGGTATTGCAGCACCTGGATATTTTGAGCCAGCATAAAGCTTTGGGCCAGCAGGAATTGTTTTTGATGCTGATCGTTCTCCTGATCAATTACTATAAAATAATTTTTCTTTACCCCCCCTAACTATTCAAAGCAGCACAGTAATTGAAAAAACCGTGCCTTTTATTGAAATTTTTCGTTTCATACCGTTCTTAAATATATTTTTATAGTCGGGAAACTTAAAAAATGACCACATTGAAAAACAAAGCCATTTATGCTGTAGCAATAGGCGCTTTTGCCTTACAGCCTTTTACCACCAAAGCCCAAACAGGCGACAAAACATGGATAGCCAAATCAAACAGCTACACCAAGATCCTTATTGATCTCGACGAAAAATATTCACCGGAGTTTGGCTCATCGCAGGGCCTGGCTTTTTATGACACACTTATAGCGGTACCTACTTTAGCAAATGATTTAGCGCAGCGCAGGGAACGGGAAAAAGCCGTTGCACAGCTCAAGGCTGCTAAACAACAGGAAACAGACCTAAAAATAAAACAGGACCTTGATATCCTGATCAATCAATCGGAACTGGGTTTCAGGGGCCAGGATTTCAGCCGGGCTAAGGAGGTGTCATACCTTAACCCTACGGCCACAGTTTTCGGTGGCCTGCAGGCCTTGCTTGATGATCAAACCCCGGCAGAGCGCCGCCCCGCTGCCGTTATCCGCCTGGTAAAATATGCAGGATTGCAAAAAGGATATGCACCAACAAGCGACATCTATAAAGAACGTACCCTGCAGCAATTGAGCAAGCCCGGAATGATCTACCCTTCAAAACAGGCTATGGAGGTTGAACTTTCACGCAATGCCAGCATGGTGAGCGGCATTGAAGAGTTGTTTAAAAAGTATAATGTAACCGGCTACGAAAAAGCGTACGCCGCCATAAAAAAACAACTGGAAGATTATGACGTATGGGTGAAAGCCACCGTATTGCCGAAAGCCCGCACCGATTTCCGCTTGCCTGCCGAAGAATATAAA of Mucilaginibacter xinganensis contains these proteins:
- a CDS encoding penicillin-binding protein; protein product: MSIRRNILLRVYLAFGLILLFAGAVVIQLFRVQFVQGDKWKKMASTLSTRYQTVEAARGNIFANDMSLLATSVPEYELHMDMFAPGIADDQDFNENVDSLAIKFSQLYSDKPAREYSRMLRDARKDGSRYQLIRRKVTHRELTQIRKFPIFRMGKYKGGLIVLEQNRRVLPFRSLAARTIGYKNENVKNAVGLEGAYASYINGESGKRLMQRMAGGTWMPVNNGEDEVEPKEGADIISTIDVNFQDVAQDALKAQLEKTEADHGCVVLMEVATGEIRAIANFTRTKDGNYEEKLNYAISNAADPGSTFKLATYMALFDQHKIDTNTIVNAENGRYKFPKGPTITDAEAGNYEMTAKKAFEESSNVAAAKFAVRYYNDNPKEFTDKLYSYHLNEKLGLQIQGEGAPVVKNPKSRSWNKYYTLPEMAYGYEMKITPLQMLTLYNAVANNGKMIAPLLVKEIRRLGNTVEQFQARVINEKVCSDATLGKVKSLLEGVVSEGTGKNVIKNPLYKVAGKTGTAQIANGSAGYGVKKTYQASFCGYFPADKPKYSMIVVINHPTKGDYLAAKVAGPVFRQIADRVYASDLNMSPAGPVHYVGNSNLPQIKKGNVKALKQVYTKLGVKPLYAANNAAANGVDTSNGIAFEDVSYKSGVVPEVKGMGLSDALYALGNAGYKVVARGSGVVANQSVTAGSITPKGSKIIIELR
- a CDS encoding FtsL-like putative cell division protein, coding for MTNRLRTQIEEEEAEQKKLIVEEKRNDEFPDNFLTQFFTKGFWSAESATRALPFVLFIAFLGMLYIANMHVAERSIRDINKISKEVKELSWDYKTTKADLAYRSTLTEVAKRVDTLGIKESLQPPQKITDAEVKNEH
- the rsmH gene encoding 16S rRNA (cytosine(1402)-N(4))-methyltransferase RsmH, producing the protein MSEYHTPVMLNECIEGLDIKPAGTYVDVTFGGGGHSREILKHLNKDGKLLAFDQDADAKQNLLADDRFVFIDQNFRYMKNFLRLHDAVPVDGILADLGVSSYQFDQAERGFSIRFDAELDMRMNQQSTLNAKEVLNTYPEAELHRIFGIYGEIQNAKSLANTIVTARLNAPIVTVADLKNAIVNRIPRGKENKYLAQVFQALRIEVNQELEALKEFLTQSASVLAPGGRLVVMSYHSLEDRLVKNFIAKGKFSGEVEKDFYGNDNKPFDSVSRGAVTASEEEIKDNNRARSAKLRIAVKK
- the mraZ gene encoding division/cell wall cluster transcriptional repressor MraZ is translated as MSYLTGEFECKLDNKGRMMIPAGLKKKLPEAEKEGLVINRGFEKYLVIYTKQEWDKKLDELNKLNQYEKKNIEFIRYFTRGATELSVDAAGRVNLPQGLLDYAGIGTDVVLNCQMTKIEMWDKAAYNTMIENEPENFAALAEEVMGDKRREGGL
- a CDS encoding thioredoxin family protein, with protein sequence MKISHLITALFMLTGSAAIAQTALPTAETVLKDVYTQAAKENKKVLLMFHASWCGWCKKMDASLNDPSISKMINANYVIAHLDVMEQPAKANLENPGGMDAMKKFGGEKSGLPFWLVLDAKGNVLANSLMPKDGATIATPEDNVGCPASDKEVAFFDGILKKTSNLKAEEIAVIHKRFLLNQPPPTPVKGTN